A single region of the Branchiostoma lanceolatum isolate klBraLanc5 chromosome 1, klBraLanc5.hap2, whole genome shotgun sequence genome encodes:
- the LOC136430337 gene encoding spermine synthase-like, with the protein MPALHTLLDFQFEPGGPKNPLGDQALYRDLCSLVSGLVQSGSAAPLSSVSLGDSGSLDVFTAENGSHATLRVYPQGLLTVDAEVWVAEGEQPSITAEHVASTQQKINELLGCKKSKRFPFIKRGARVDPYVPTADNKLIEYDFDEVVYEADSPYQNIKIMHSPQFGNMLLLDNDPNLAESDIAYTRAILGNGREDFSGKTVLILGGGDGGILHELRQVSPKWVTMLEIDQLVINAAIKHLRGICHDSMDQLKGHNYEVLVEDCIPILEKYVREGTMFDYVINDLTAIPISTQPVGDSWDFLRKILDFSMQVLKPKGRYYTQGNGANMVDALQMYEGQLEKLSCKVEFSKETVCVPSYHELWVFYRIWKVDAAKEMQATNGSS; encoded by the exons ATGCCGGCGCTACACACCTTGCTAGACTTCCAGTTCGAGCCTGGCGGACCCAAAAATCCAC TTGGTGACCAGGCGCTGTACCGTGACCTGTGCTCCCTTGTGTCCGGGCTGGTTCAGAGTGGGAGCGCCGCGCCGCTGTCGTCGGTCTCTCTCGGAGACTCCGGCTCCCTGGACGTCTTCACAGCGGAGAACGGAAG CCATGCCACCCTGCGTGTGTACCCACAGGGATTACTGACTGTGGATGCAGAGGTGTGGGTGGCGGAGGGTGAACAGCCTTCCATCACTGCGGAG CATGTTGCTTCAACCCAGCAGAAAATCAATGAGCTTCTTGGCTGCAAGAAGTCCAAAAG ATTCCCGTTCATTAAGCGCGGGGCCCGCGTGGACCCATACGTGCCGACTGCAGACAACAAACTGATAGAGTACGACTTCGACGAGGTGGTGTATGAGGCCGACTCCCCCTATCAGAACATCAAGATAATGCACTCTCCACAGTTTGGCAACATGCTGCTACTCGACAACGATCCAA ACTTGGCGGAGAGTGACATCGCGTACACGCGGGCAATCCTGGGGAACGGTCGGGAGGACTTCAGCGGCAAGACGGTGCTGATTCTGGGGGGCGGGGACGGAGGCATTCTGCATGAGCTGCGACAAGTCTCGCCCAAATGGGTCACCATGCTCGAG ATTGACCAGCTTGTGATCAATGCCGCCATTAAACACCTGCGGGGGATCTGTCACGACTCCATGGACCAACTCAAGGGGCACAACTATGAG GTACTGGTTGAAGACTGCATCCCAATATTGGAGAAGTATGTCCGGGAGGGAACGATGTTTGACTATGTCATCAACGACCTCACAGCTATTCCCATTTCCACACAGCCAGTTG GTGACTCCTGGGACTTCCTGAGGAAGATTCTGGACTTCTCCATGCAGGTGTTGAAACCCAAGGGCAGGTACTACACACAG GGTAACGGTGCCAACATGGTGGACGCCTTGCAGATGTATGAAGGACAGTTGGAAAAGCTGTCCTGTAAGGTGGAGTTCTCAAAGGAAACCGTTTGTGTTCCTTCTTACCACGAGCT CTGGGTGTT